The proteins below come from a single Felis catus isolate Fca126 chromosome A1, F.catus_Fca126_mat1.0, whole genome shotgun sequence genomic window:
- the MSX2 gene encoding homeobox protein MSX-2 isoform X2, whose translation MASPSKGNDLFSSDEEGPAMVAGPGPGPGGAEGAAEERRVKVSSLPFSVEALMSDKKPPKEASPLPAESASAGATLRPLLLPGHGAREAHSPGPLVKPFETASVKSENSEDGAAWMQEPGRYSPPPSE comes from the coding sequence ATGGCTTCTCCGTCCAAAGGCAATGACCTGTTTTCGTCTGATGAGGAGGGCCCGGCGATGGTGGCTGGGCCGGGCCCGGGGCCTGGGGGCGCGGAGGGGGCCGCGGAGGAGCGCCGCGTCAAGGTCTCCAGCCTGCCCTTCAGCGTGGAGGCGCTCATGTCGGACAAGAAGCCGCCCAAGGAGGCGTCCCCACTGCCAGCCGAAAGCGCCTCAGCCGGGGCCACCCTGCGGCCGCTGCTGCTGCCGGGCCACGGCGCCCGGGAAGCTCACAGCCCCGGGCCGCTGGTCAAGCCCTTCGAGACCGCCTCGGTGAAGTCGGAGAACTCAGAAGACGGAGCCGCGTGGATGCAGGAACCCGGCAGATATTCGCCGCCTCCAAGTGAGTGA